In one window of Maribacter sp. BPC-D8 DNA:
- a CDS encoding tetratricopeptide repeat protein encodes MKKYFILLLVISSCNFSNKNQDGVESSDRVESNILTGIDSMHIREYVEKSFQTPLHSLEHQQYLDSALTIDPTNAWLWQQKAMPLYKARKYQLGRPFLEKAVEHNPEKYLDYSGFMRCIFSKDYLKSISEFMRAKKEYGDGYVMDHTYNFYIGLDYLQLNKFSKAKEFLLLSKEQQLKDFPNDSPQEACHYLDWYYLGIADFELGNYKEAIASFDMSLKVYVNFADALYFKGRSMTKLGNEEGGEWEKKAFENGDNTIKEDNAIYEIYPYQLFHKLNESVRPK; translated from the coding sequence ATGAAAAAGTATTTCATCTTATTGCTAGTTATTTCGTCTTGCAATTTTTCAAATAAAAATCAAGATGGTGTTGAGAGTTCTGATAGAGTGGAATCAAACATCTTAACTGGTATAGACTCAATGCATATTAGGGAGTATGTTGAAAAATCATTTCAAACTCCCTTGCATTCTCTAGAGCATCAGCAGTATTTAGATTCTGCACTTACAATAGATCCGACAAATGCTTGGCTTTGGCAGCAAAAAGCAATGCCGTTATATAAAGCTAGAAAGTATCAATTAGGTAGACCGTTTTTAGAAAAGGCAGTTGAGCACAATCCAGAAAAATATTTAGATTATAGTGGTTTTATGAGATGTATATTCTCAAAAGATTACCTAAAATCAATATCTGAATTTATGAGAGCCAAAAAAGAATATGGTGATGGTTATGTAATGGATCACACTTATAATTTTTATATTGGTCTAGATTACCTTCAATTAAATAAATTCTCTAAAGCCAAAGAATTCTTGTTACTTAGTAAAGAGCAGCAGTTGAAGGATTTTCCGAACGATTCGCCGCAAGAAGCCTGTCATTATTTAGATTGGTATTATTTAGGTATCGCCGATTTTGAACTGGGTAATTATAAAGAGGCGATTGCATCTTTTGATATGTCATTAAAGGTGTACGTTAATTTTGCAGATGCACTTTATTTTAAAGGAAGAAGTATGACGAAGTTGGGTAATGAAGAAGGAGGTGAGTGGGAGAAAAAAGCTTTTGAAAACGGAGATAATACTATTAAGGAGGATAATGCTATTTATGAAATTTATCCGTATCAATTGTTTCATAAGTTAAATGAGAGTGTGCGACCTAAATGA
- a CDS encoding GSCFA domain-containing protein — translation MNLLTKIPLSKSKNPIDYSSQLLLLGSCFSENIGAKLEYYKFQRLQNPFGILFHPLAIEKLIQKSVNQELFIEADVFNANEQWHSFDAHSCMSNPSKEKITIDLNEALNSTAAQLKNASHIIITLGTAWVYRNTSSNQVVANCHKVAQSNFTKELLSVDEVAESLKRIIALVQSVNPSAHFIFTVSPVRHLKDGFVENQLSKSHLISAIHKVLENKISYFPSYELMMDELRDYRFYAKDMIHPNEVAIDYIWERFVEVWIAPSAYLTMEKVQKIQRGLLHRPFNEKSEQHQKFLLKLNVLKSEIHKEYPDLIF, via the coding sequence ATGAATCTCTTAACCAAAATACCATTATCGAAATCTAAAAATCCGATTGACTATTCAAGTCAGTTATTGCTTTTGGGTTCTTGTTTTTCTGAGAATATTGGGGCAAAATTAGAATACTATAAATTTCAGAGATTACAGAATCCGTTTGGGATATTGTTTCATCCCTTGGCAATTGAAAAACTGATTCAAAAGTCCGTCAATCAAGAGTTATTTATTGAAGCTGATGTATTCAATGCTAATGAGCAATGGCATAGTTTCGATGCGCATTCTTGCATGAGTAACCCATCCAAAGAAAAAATAACTATAGATTTAAATGAGGCGTTAAATTCGACTGCTGCACAATTAAAAAATGCCAGCCATATTATCATCACTTTAGGTACAGCGTGGGTGTACCGAAATACATCTAGCAATCAAGTAGTCGCAAATTGCCATAAAGTAGCGCAATCCAATTTTACGAAAGAATTGTTAAGTGTCGATGAAGTAGCTGAAAGTTTAAAACGAATTATTGCCTTGGTGCAGTCTGTAAATCCTTCAGCTCATTTTATTTTTACGGTATCTCCTGTAAGGCATTTAAAAGACGGATTTGTAGAAAATCAGTTAAGCAAATCGCACTTGATTTCTGCTATTCATAAAGTTCTAGAGAATAAAATCTCATATTTTCCTAGTTATGAACTAATGATGGATGAGCTTCGAGATTATCGTTTTTATGCAAAAGATATGATTCACCCTAATGAGGTGGCGATAGATTATATCTGGGAGAGATTTGTTGAGGTGTGGATTGCCCCGAGTGCATACCTAACTATGGAAAAAGTTCAGAAAATTCAAAGAGGACTGCTGCATAGACCGTTTAATGAAAAATCGGAACAACATCAGAAATTTCTTTTAAAACTAAATGTGTTGAAATCTGAAATTCATAAAGAATATCCAGACCTTATTTTCTAA